The following DNA comes from Verrucomicrobiia bacterium.
GGCCTGCGGCTGGTACTCGAACAAGACTCGCGGCCAAACGGCCAAACGCCGGCCCCCCGCCGCAGCGGCGATCCTGCCGGGGCGGCACTCCCCTACGGCCCGGGAGGCTCGGAAAGGCTCGGCGGCACTGATCCGGCAGGTCTACGAAACCGCGACCCCCAGCCGGGGGCCGATCGCCGCCTCCCCAACCGCACGGCTAGGTCCGACGAAGTGACGCAACCCCACGGCCGTCCCACCGGGGACGGCCGTGGGGAGGATTCCACCTCGTCTCAGCCCGACGGTTGCCTTGAACTCCCCCTCCCGATCCGCCAGTCTCGGGACATGGCACAAAGGAAATTCCTATCAGTCCTATCAGTCCTATCAGTTAATTCCTATCAGTCTATCAGTTATCAGTAACAGTCGCATCCCGCCAGGAGTATGCATATGCGCTATTTAGCTCTGGCTGCTGATTATGATGGAACACTCGCCACCGAAGAACGCCTTAACACAGAAACCATGGCAGCCCTCAGGCGTCTTCGCGCCTCCGGCCGCAG
Coding sequences within:
- a CDS encoding transposase — encoded protein: MGAIQTFGQLIHCHPHIHALVTEGVFLPDGTFLALPKLASEPFLKLWEQEVFELLLAEGNITEEVVANGRSWKHSGLRLVLEQDSRPNGQTPAPRRSGDPAGAALPYGPGGSERLGGTDPAGLRNRDPQPGADRRLPNRTARSDEVTQPHGRPTGDGRGEDSTSSQPDGCLELPLPIRQSRDMAQRKFLSVLSVLSVNSYQSISYQ